The DNA region GGTTATGCTTTATTCGGTACAGTGGTGACTGTGCTGATCGGCAGAAGGTTGATCAAATTAAACTACAATCAGTTGCAACGAGAAGCAGATTTTCGCTACGGGTTAATACGTCTGCGAGATAACGCTGAATCCATCGCCTTTTACAGAGGGGAGGAACAGGAATTAGAAACCGTAGGACAAAGATTTAACAAAGCTTTAAACAATTATCATCTTTTGATTGGTTGGCAGCGTAATTTAGATTTTTTCACGACAGGGCACAGTTATTTTGTGCGAATTCTACCCTATTTAGTGGTAGCACCCATCTATTTAGCAGGCAATATAGATTTTGGGGCAATTGGTCAAGCTACAGTGGCTTTTTTTCAGATATTTTATGCACTCTCTATCGTTATTCAACAGTTTGATTCCTTAACAGCTTTTGCTGCTGGGATTAACCGTATTGCTACTTTTGATGAAACTCTCACTCAATTAAGCCTAGAGAGAAATATACTGGATAGAGAAGCCACAATTAACACCGTTATTGAAGATCGCCTAGCTTTGGAGCAGGTGACTCTGGAAACTCCTAATCGCCAACAAAAATTAGTGGAAGCTTTGTCTTTTGAATTAGCGAGTGGTGATAGTTTGGCAATCGTGGGAGAAAGCGGTGTAGGCAAAAGTTCTCTGTTGAGAGCGATCGCAGGTTTATGGAACAAAGGTTCAGGACGCATCATCCGACCAGATTCAGATGAGATGCTGTTTCTACCACAAAAGCCTTACATGATTTTAGGGACACTGCGTCAACAATTACTGTATCCTCAAACTGATAGTCATATTTCAACTGAGGAACTTTTTCAGGTTCTCCATCGGGTCAATCTAGGCGATCTCCCAGAAAAAGTAGGAGGCTTAGATGTAGAATTAGCTTGGTCAGATGTTTTATCTTTGGGAGAACAGCAGCGTTTAGCCTTTGCGCGTTTATTACTGACTAAACCTGCATTTGCTATTCTCGATGAAGCGACTTCAGCTTTAGATATTGAGAATGAGAGACGACTTTATGAATTATTGCAGCAGGAAGAAACAACCATTGTCAGCGTCGGGCATCGTCTTACTTTACTGAGATATCATAAACATATTTTGCAAGTTTTAGGTCAAGGAAATTGGCGATTGTGGACCAAAGAAGACTATCTCGCTACAATCAAATATCAGTAACTTTAACTCAGATCATGGGCGGTGCGATCGCACAATACCCAGTTTCCCAATTATCTAAAAGTATGACCATTAAAGAACTCATTCTTCAAGAAATTGAAAATATTCCAGAAACTTTATTACAGGAAGTTTTAGATTTTATTCAATTTTTACAAGTAAAGCATCAACCAGAAATGTTAG from Gloeocapsa sp. PCC 73106 includes:
- a CDS encoding ABC transporter ATP-binding protein/permease translates to MTMLETSSKIDRVDSQLWQRFLEVALPYWYPTKKNAGIMFLLLVMLLVFLFAFLFITTTATVWLGQKLMPEFTETAAPGLITTIQTILASRTGQIILALALIIPLLGFSWQFPRLRSKEKQWGLLALLLLFSVMVSGLNVILSYVIRFIETSLVAKDESTFWLFLGVYGAVFVIGTPIVVIYSYCRELLGVNWREWLTNDFLRRYLENRAYYQINADRQIDNPDQRMSEDIRSFTRTSLSFLLVILDSVITLVSFVGILWSISSNLSLVLIGYALFGTVVTVLIGRRLIKLNYNQLQREADFRYGLIRLRDNAESIAFYRGEEQELETVGQRFNKALNNYHLLIGWQRNLDFFTTGHSYFVRILPYLVVAPIYLAGNIDFGAIGQATVAFFQIFYALSIVIQQFDSLTAFAAGINRIATFDETLTQLSLERNILDREATINTVIEDRLALEQVTLETPNRQQKLVEALSFELASGDSLAIVGESGVGKSSLLRAIAGLWNKGSGRIIRPDSDEMLFLPQKPYMILGTLRQQLLYPQTDSHISTEELFQVLHRVNLGDLPEKVGGLDVELAWSDVLSLGEQQRLAFARLLLTKPAFAILDEATSALDIENERRLYELLQQEETTIVSVGHRLTLLRYHKHILQVLGQGNWRLWTKEDYLATIKYQ
- a CDS encoding DUF2281 domain-containing protein, coding for MDQRRLSRYNQISVTLTQIMGGAIAQYPVSQLSKSMTIKELILQEIENIPETLLQEVLDFIQFLQVKHQPEMLETMLLSESSMQKDWLKTEEEEAWQDL